From the genome of Caretta caretta isolate rCarCar2 chromosome 27, rCarCar1.hap1, whole genome shotgun sequence, one region includes:
- the CNP gene encoding 2',3'-cyclic-nucleotide 3'-phosphodiesterase isoform X2 has protein sequence MSTQSSKERPENLQFPFFDDDTTISTVKESKTLFIIRGLPGSGKSTLAQAIQDQYKDACKIVSADTYKFIPAIRSSIPEDYSKLDEDLVDYCKRDISVVVVDDTHHERERLDQLFDIADRYQYKVLFVEPKTPWKMDCLQLKDKNQWKLSVEDLKKMKPSLEKDFLPLYYGWFLSKKSSENLRKTGQAFLDELGSLKVFKKESKYFLPAEDPKVKLDLTSYFAKRPPGVLHCTTKFTDFGKAMGADEYAQQEVVKASYGKAFTLTISALFLTTKTAGARVELSEQELLLWPGDVDKVLPTDNLPKGSRAHVTLGCASGIEPVQTGIDLLEFVKLEKAGNKGDEIEEVGGGKLQYFGNGMWMLLLSKKIEVKAIFSGYYGKGKLVPTQGSNKRGSAFNPCTII, from the exons atgtCTACTCAGTCATCGAAAGAGAGGCCTGAAAATCTGCAGTTTCCATTCTTTGACGATGATACTACCATTTCTACAGTCAAAGAATCTAAAACCCTTTTTATCATAAGAGGCCTGCCTGGCAGTGGGAAATCCACTCTTGCCCAGGCTATTCAAGACCAGTATAAGGATGCCTGCAAGATCGTTTCAGCAGATACGTATAAATTTATACCTGCAATAAGAAGCTCCATTCCTGAAGATTATTCAAAGTTGGATGAGGATTTAGTTGACTATTGCAAGCGAGACATCAGTGTTGTTGTTGTGGATGATACTCACCATGAACGGGAACGGCTAGACCAACTCTTTGATATTGCTGACAGATACCAGTATAAAGTCCTCTTTGTTGAGCCCAAAACACCTTGGAAGATGGATTGCTTGCAGCTTAAGGATAAGAATCAGTGGAAACTGTCTGTTGAAGATTTGAAGAAGATGAAACCAAGCTTGGAGAAGGATTTCCTACCTTTGTATTATGGATGGTTTTTGAGCAAAAAGAGTTCTGAGAACTTGAGGAAGACTGGGCAAGCCTTTTTAGATGAGCTTGGAAGTCTTAAAGTATTCAAAAAGGAGTCTAAGTACT TTCTTCCTGCCGAAGATCCCAAAGTAAAATTGGACCTGACCAGCTACTTTGCGAAAAGGCCACCTGGCGTATTACACTGTACTACAAAATTTACTGACTTTGGAAAGGCTATGGGAGCTGATGAATATGCACAACAAGAA GTTGTGAAGGCTTCCTATGGAAAAGCCTTTACCTTGACTATCTCTGCGCTGTTCCTCACGACAAAAACGGCGGGTGCTCGCGTGGAACTGAGTGAGCAAGAACTGCTGCTGTGGCCGGGAGACGTGGACAAGGTATTGCCTACAGACAACCTGCCCAAAGGCAGCCGGGCTCACGTTACCCTTGGATGTGCCAGTGGCATAGAACCGGTCCAGACTGGAATTGATTTGTTGGAGTTTGTCAAGCTGGAAAAGGCAGGGAACAAAGGTGATGAAATTGAGGAAGTTGGTGGAGGGAAACTGCAGTACTTTGGCAATGGCATGTGGATGCTCCTACTTTCTAAAAAGATCGAAGTGAAGGCTATTTTCTCAGGTTACTACGGCAAGGGAAAGCTCGTGCCTACTCAGGGCAGTAACAAGCGAGGCTCTGCCTTTAATCCCTGCACTATCATCTAA
- the CNP gene encoding 2',3'-cyclic-nucleotide 3'-phosphodiesterase isoform X1, protein MKIAAGGPLTEPRPLRSAAAAAGGAALAMNRGFTRKSHTFLPKIFRKMSTQSSKERPENLQFPFFDDDTTISTVKESKTLFIIRGLPGSGKSTLAQAIQDQYKDACKIVSADTYKFIPAIRSSIPEDYSKLDEDLVDYCKRDISVVVVDDTHHERERLDQLFDIADRYQYKVLFVEPKTPWKMDCLQLKDKNQWKLSVEDLKKMKPSLEKDFLPLYYGWFLSKKSSENLRKTGQAFLDELGSLKVFKKESKYFLPAEDPKVKLDLTSYFAKRPPGVLHCTTKFTDFGKAMGADEYAQQEVVKASYGKAFTLTISALFLTTKTAGARVELSEQELLLWPGDVDKVLPTDNLPKGSRAHVTLGCASGIEPVQTGIDLLEFVKLEKAGNKGDEIEEVGGGKLQYFGNGMWMLLLSKKIEVKAIFSGYYGKGKLVPTQGSNKRGSAFNPCTII, encoded by the exons ATGAAAATCGCGGCGGGCGGGCCCCTGACAGAGCCGCGTCCCCTCCGCTCGGCAGCCGCAGCCGCTGGAGGCGCCGCCCTCGCCATG AACAGAGGCTTTACCCGGAAGAGCCATACATTCCTGcctaaaatatttagaaaaatgtCTACTCAGTCATCGAAAGAGAGGCCTGAAAATCTGCAGTTTCCATTCTTTGACGATGATACTACCATTTCTACAGTCAAAGAATCTAAAACCCTTTTTATCATAAGAGGCCTGCCTGGCAGTGGGAAATCCACTCTTGCCCAGGCTATTCAAGACCAGTATAAGGATGCCTGCAAGATCGTTTCAGCAGATACGTATAAATTTATACCTGCAATAAGAAGCTCCATTCCTGAAGATTATTCAAAGTTGGATGAGGATTTAGTTGACTATTGCAAGCGAGACATCAGTGTTGTTGTTGTGGATGATACTCACCATGAACGGGAACGGCTAGACCAACTCTTTGATATTGCTGACAGATACCAGTATAAAGTCCTCTTTGTTGAGCCCAAAACACCTTGGAAGATGGATTGCTTGCAGCTTAAGGATAAGAATCAGTGGAAACTGTCTGTTGAAGATTTGAAGAAGATGAAACCAAGCTTGGAGAAGGATTTCCTACCTTTGTATTATGGATGGTTTTTGAGCAAAAAGAGTTCTGAGAACTTGAGGAAGACTGGGCAAGCCTTTTTAGATGAGCTTGGAAGTCTTAAAGTATTCAAAAAGGAGTCTAAGTACT TTCTTCCTGCCGAAGATCCCAAAGTAAAATTGGACCTGACCAGCTACTTTGCGAAAAGGCCACCTGGCGTATTACACTGTACTACAAAATTTACTGACTTTGGAAAGGCTATGGGAGCTGATGAATATGCACAACAAGAA GTTGTGAAGGCTTCCTATGGAAAAGCCTTTACCTTGACTATCTCTGCGCTGTTCCTCACGACAAAAACGGCGGGTGCTCGCGTGGAACTGAGTGAGCAAGAACTGCTGCTGTGGCCGGGAGACGTGGACAAGGTATTGCCTACAGACAACCTGCCCAAAGGCAGCCGGGCTCACGTTACCCTTGGATGTGCCAGTGGCATAGAACCGGTCCAGACTGGAATTGATTTGTTGGAGTTTGTCAAGCTGGAAAAGGCAGGGAACAAAGGTGATGAAATTGAGGAAGTTGGTGGAGGGAAACTGCAGTACTTTGGCAATGGCATGTGGATGCTCCTACTTTCTAAAAAGATCGAAGTGAAGGCTATTTTCTCAGGTTACTACGGCAAGGGAAAGCTCGTGCCTACTCAGGGCAGTAACAAGCGAGGCTCTGCCTTTAATCCCTGCACTATCATCTAA